In Crocosphaera sp. UHCC 0190, a genomic segment contains:
- a CDS encoding mechanosensitive ion channel domain-containing protein, whose product MSTYLRKKTNYFYWTLLTLMIIWLPLSISAQSPNLNPTEKAPIVVDGHVLFQVGSLNNFSAQQRANVINEILAEEVRSLEPVDIIVFQNRQQTVIRNHTTKRHLLSVTEVDVIAGSNPFEQAVIWKKHLEKALKQGQFERTSSYLRRAGLWSLGAVFGASVIQFGLIFLGMLNKRQEQSERNLPRETVYLRQPLIQPFWRIFLLISPIVLWLSVFTYICHLFPMTRSRLYQIRMLLEQPIFSLGKNSYSAIQLLLLLALTVGLWFFVKGVIFFLKAYLLSRLGTHRSVQEMVAILVQYILLFLGFIILLQLWGLDLSAVAIIASVLGVGIGFGLQNIANNFISGLIIILERPIQIGDFIKLGELVGTVQSVGARSTQIKTWDGVSIIIPNSRFLESEVINWSHGDATSAIRIPVGVAYGSDIKRVRLALLQAAREHQEILVTPRPKVLFQDFGESALNFELRVWLQEPRHQFRIKSELNYAIEKNLRYYGIEIPFPQRDLNLRSPYFKELLQGILPTTEMTTPLSSNSDQKVEPDLVNSLGNYELDSLEDRLTDNDLQTLVKLMRSPEGVSIEDRRYRLNIYPACFIGSEAVNWLVENQNYSREEALELGQILVERGIIHHVLDQHAFKDSYLFYRFCEDEQ is encoded by the coding sequence ATGTCTACTTATTTAAGAAAAAAGACTAATTATTTTTACTGGACTTTATTGACTTTAATGATTATTTGGCTTCCTCTGTCAATTTCCGCCCAAAGTCCGAACCTTAATCCCACAGAGAAAGCACCCATTGTGGTGGATGGTCATGTATTATTTCAAGTTGGCTCTCTCAATAACTTTAGCGCACAACAACGAGCGAATGTAATTAACGAAATTTTAGCCGAAGAAGTGCGATCGCTGGAACCCGTTGATATCATTGTTTTTCAAAATCGCCAGCAAACAGTGATTCGCAATCACACAACAAAACGTCATTTACTCAGTGTGACGGAAGTGGATGTGATTGCCGGGAGTAATCCTTTTGAGCAAGCAGTTATTTGGAAAAAACACCTAGAAAAAGCCTTGAAACAAGGTCAATTTGAGCGAACATCTTCTTATTTACGTCGTGCGGGTTTATGGAGTTTAGGAGCCGTTTTTGGAGCAAGTGTGATTCAATTTGGGTTGATTTTTCTGGGAATGTTGAATAAGAGACAGGAACAAAGTGAGAGGAATCTTCCCAGAGAAACTGTTTATTTAAGACAACCCTTGATCCAACCCTTTTGGCGCATTTTTTTATTAATTAGTCCCATCGTTCTTTGGTTAAGTGTCTTTACTTATATATGTCATTTATTTCCCATGACACGAAGTAGACTCTATCAAATCAGAATGCTGTTAGAGCAACCAATTTTTAGTTTAGGTAAAAACAGTTATTCGGCGATTCAATTACTATTACTTTTGGCCCTAACAGTAGGCTTATGGTTTTTTGTAAAAGGGGTTATTTTTTTCTTAAAAGCCTATCTCTTAAGTCGCTTAGGAACCCATCGAAGCGTTCAAGAGATGGTGGCTATTTTAGTTCAATATATTTTACTGTTTTTAGGCTTCATTATTTTATTACAACTTTGGGGACTTGACCTCAGTGCTGTGGCAATTATCGCCAGTGTGTTGGGGGTCGGGATTGGATTTGGACTGCAAAATATTGCCAATAATTTTATTAGTGGTTTAATTATTATCCTAGAAAGACCGATTCAGATAGGGGATTTTATTAAGTTAGGAGAATTAGTAGGAACAGTACAAAGTGTGGGGGCTAGAAGTACCCAAATCAAAACCTGGGATGGTGTTTCTATTATCATTCCCAATTCCCGTTTTTTGGAAAGTGAAGTCATTAATTGGTCTCATGGAGATGCGACTTCAGCGATTCGTATTCCCGTTGGTGTTGCCTATGGTTCTGATATTAAACGAGTTAGATTAGCCTTATTACAAGCCGCTAGGGAGCATCAGGAAATCTTAGTAACCCCTCGCCCCAAGGTATTATTTCAAGACTTTGGAGAGAGTGCCTTAAACTTTGAATTGAGGGTATGGCTCCAAGAACCGAGACATCAATTTCGTATCAAAAGTGAACTTAATTATGCTATTGAAAAGAATCTTCGTTATTATGGCATTGAAATTCCCTTTCCCCAACGAGATCTAAATCTACGCTCACCTTACTTTAAAGAGTTGCTTCAAGGAATATTACCGACAACGGAAATGACCACTCCACTTTCATCAAATTCTGACCAAAAAGTTGAGCCAGATTTGGTTAATTCCCTGGGTAATTATGAATTAGATTCCTTAGAAGACCGACTAACTGATAATGACCTTCAAACATTAGTTAAACTCATGCGCTCACCTGAAGGCGTTAGCATTGAAGATCGTCGTTATCGTCTGAATATTTATCCAGCCTGTTTTATTGGTTCAGAGGCAGTTAATTGGCTGGTTGAAAATCAAAACTATAGCAGAGAAGAAGCCCTTGAATTAGGTCAAATTTTGGTCGAAAGAGGGATTATTCATCATGTGTTAGATCAACATGCTTTTAAAGACAGTTATTTGTTTTATCGTTTTTGTGAGGATGAACAGTAA
- a CDS encoding AAA-like domain-containing protein, whose translation MKPKGWDQFIKEVANEQNLKGRLREIFLVRFAYENWRKPDTEVWELAEAASHETYKKQMTELYGCFSSEQPNGCPELDPRSKGPGKFQILREWLKDIKYPDWKQASTMPTFGTFPVIETQTQIKVDSPIYIPRPPIESDCCQGILKPGALIRIKAPEKMGKTSLLNTILAHAEANDCRKVYLNLRAAEGAMFATLDKFLRWFCANISRELGLKPELNDYWDEELFGSLVSCKTYFQSYLLENIDRPLALGLDNLDRVFEYADIAKDFLPMLRYWHEEANNLEIWQNLRLVIANSTEVYIKLDANQSPFNVGRQVKLPGFNLEQVLILANYYGFEWSEDPKKQQFAKDLIEMLGGHPYLVRLALDALAYKNISQEKLLEEAPTQGGIYGSHLRRHWNNLQSSPELAEGMKQVVKTETGVQLEPSIAYKLESMGLINLLGDEAHPSCELYHRYFQDNL comes from the coding sequence ATGAAACCAAAAGGCTGGGATCAATTCATCAAAGAAGTTGCCAACGAGCAAAATTTAAAAGGGAGACTCAGAGAGATTTTTTTAGTGCGGTTTGCTTACGAAAATTGGCGAAAACCGGATACGGAAGTTTGGGAACTTGCAGAAGCAGCGAGTCACGAAACCTATAAAAAGCAAATGACAGAACTTTATGGTTGTTTTTCGAGTGAACAACCCAATGGCTGTCCCGAATTAGATCCCCGCAGTAAGGGGCCGGGTAAGTTCCAAATCTTACGAGAATGGCTGAAGGATATCAAATATCCTGATTGGAAACAAGCCTCAACCATGCCAACTTTTGGGACGTTTCCTGTCATTGAGACTCAAACCCAGATTAAGGTTGATTCTCCCATTTATATTCCCCGTCCTCCCATTGAATCAGATTGTTGTCAAGGCATTCTCAAACCTGGGGCCCTAATTCGCATTAAAGCTCCTGAAAAAATGGGTAAAACCTCTCTACTAAATACAATTTTAGCTCATGCAGAAGCCAATGATTGTCGCAAAGTTTACCTAAATCTTCGGGCAGCAGAAGGGGCAATGTTTGCGACTTTAGATAAGTTTTTGCGCTGGTTTTGTGCCAATATTAGTCGAGAATTAGGATTAAAACCAGAACTTAATGATTATTGGGATGAGGAATTATTTGGCAGTTTAGTCAGTTGTAAAACCTATTTTCAAAGTTATTTATTAGAAAATATTGATCGCCCTTTGGCTTTAGGATTAGATAATTTAGATCGGGTGTTTGAATATGCTGATATTGCGAAAGATTTTTTACCTATGTTACGCTATTGGCATGAAGAGGCTAACAATTTAGAAATCTGGCAAAATCTACGTTTAGTGATTGCTAATTCAACAGAGGTTTATATAAAATTAGATGCGAATCAATCCCCCTTTAATGTGGGACGACAAGTTAAGTTACCTGGATTTAATTTAGAACAGGTTCTAATTTTAGCTAATTATTATGGATTTGAATGGTCAGAAGATCCGAAAAAACAACAGTTTGCCAAAGATTTAATTGAGATGCTAGGGGGACATCCTTATTTAGTTCGTTTAGCTTTAGATGCCTTGGCTTATAAGAATATTTCCCAAGAAAAATTATTAGAAGAAGCTCCAACTCAAGGGGGAATTTATGGCAGTCATTTACGTCGTCATTGGAATAATTTACAATCTTCTCCTGAGTTAGCAGAAGGGATGAAACAAGTGGTAAAAACTGAAACCGGAGTCCAATTAGAACCCTCTATTGCTTATAAATTAGAGAGCATGGGATTGATCAATTTATTAGGAGATGAAGCTCACCCTAGTTGTGAATTGTATCATCGTTATTTTCAAGATAATCTTTAA
- a CDS encoding ABC transporter ATP-binding protein, which yields MNGEPLFCVNDLRIQYPNSNHWAVDGVSFTLQPGEKLGLVGESGCGKSTLGRAIMKLLPNLTQIEGKIQLEGRSIVDLNPEALRQFRGEVVGLVFQDPMTRLDPLMTIGDHCIETLQAHQPQLSRKEARNVAIKTLDKVKIPPNRWAQYPHEFSGGMRQRVAMALALLLNPKMIIADEPTTALDVTVAAEILQELTRLCAEESMGLLLISHDLAMVGEYCDRLAVMNEGKIVEMGKMQDILHHPQHNYTKSLLKAALHVQIEDEEPNCQEMGQPEQAETTPLLKVTNLQQYFSLEGNFIQQFFSKETEVIKAVDKVSFELYRGEILGLVGESGCGKSTLSRTILQLLKATGGSIEFLGEELTQLSEKEMRLKRRQIQMIFQDPHACLNPLMTVGQSIADPLFIHQLATTEEAKNQVYQMLERVKLTPVEDYYHRYPKQLSGGQQQRVAIARALITKPNLVICDEPVSMLDASVQAQVLELMSELKDDFQLTYLFITHDLWVARFFCHRIAVMNQGKIVEIGDTESIFKQPQHPYTQKLLNAAPLLAI from the coding sequence ATGAACGGCGAACCCTTGTTTTGTGTTAACGACTTACGCATTCAATATCCTAATAGTAACCACTGGGCCGTAGATGGGGTATCCTTTACCCTGCAACCAGGGGAGAAATTAGGATTAGTAGGAGAGTCAGGCTGTGGTAAATCGACTTTGGGACGGGCGATCATGAAACTGCTTCCCAACCTAACACAAATTGAAGGAAAGATCCAGTTGGAAGGCCGATCTATTGTTGACCTAAACCCAGAGGCATTGAGACAGTTTCGGGGGGAAGTTGTCGGGTTAGTGTTTCAAGATCCGATGACCCGTCTTGATCCCTTAATGACTATTGGTGATCATTGTATTGAAACCTTGCAAGCTCATCAACCCCAATTATCTCGAAAAGAAGCGAGAAATGTCGCAATTAAGACCTTAGATAAAGTTAAAATCCCCCCGAACCGTTGGGCCCAATATCCCCATGAATTTAGTGGCGGAATGCGTCAACGGGTGGCGATGGCCTTGGCTTTATTATTGAATCCTAAAATGATTATTGCTGATGAACCTACCACCGCTTTAGATGTTACTGTTGCCGCCGAAATTTTGCAAGAATTAACCCGTTTATGTGCGGAAGAAAGTATGGGTTTATTGTTAATTTCCCATGACTTAGCAATGGTAGGAGAATATTGCGATCGCCTGGCGGTTATGAATGAGGGAAAAATTGTGGAAATGGGGAAAATGCAAGACATTTTACACCACCCGCAACACAATTATACCAAATCTTTATTAAAAGCTGCTTTGCACGTTCAAATAGAAGATGAAGAACCCAATTGTCAGGAAATGGGGCAACCTGAGCAAGCAGAGACAACCCCCTTATTAAAAGTTACAAACCTACAACAATATTTTAGTTTAGAAGGAAATTTTATACAACAATTTTTTTCAAAAGAAACAGAAGTTATTAAAGCGGTTGATAAGGTAAGTTTTGAATTATATCGAGGAGAAATTTTAGGTTTAGTGGGGGAGTCCGGTTGTGGAAAGAGTACCCTATCTCGAACCATTTTACAACTTTTAAAAGCCACTGGGGGAAGCATTGAATTTTTAGGGGAAGAATTAACCCAACTTTCGGAAAAAGAAATGCGTCTTAAACGGCGACAAATTCAAATGATTTTTCAAGATCCCCATGCCTGTTTAAACCCGTTAATGACTGTTGGACAAAGCATTGCCGACCCCTTATTTATTCATCAATTAGCAACGACAGAAGAAGCAAAAAATCAAGTTTATCAAATGTTAGAAAGGGTCAAATTAACCCCAGTTGAAGACTATTATCATCGCTATCCAAAACAATTATCAGGGGGACAACAACAGCGAGTTGCTATTGCGCGGGCTTTAATTACCAAACCCAATTTAGTGATTTGTGATGAACCCGTAAGTATGTTAGATGCCAGTGTACAGGCACAAGTTTTAGAATTAATGTCTGAGTTAAAAGATGATTTCCAATTAACCTATTTATTTATTACCCATGATCTTTGGGTTGCCCGCTTTTTCTGTCATCGAATTGCGGTAATGAATCAGGGTAAAATTGTGGAAATTGGAGACACTGAAAGCATTTTTAAACAACCCCAACATCCTTATACTCAAAAATTATTAAATGCTGCCCCTTTATTAGCTATTTAA